In Flavobacterium sp. CS20, a single window of DNA contains:
- a CDS encoding glycosyltransferase family A protein, which translates to MISILIPCYNYPSVKLVEALYKQCKSAKIAFEILVSEDAGYQFLRDNNKINSIENCHYKIQKTNLGRAGNINRLINWAQFETKLILDCDVMPKQDHFIKTYIKISKQHNAIACFGGICYQKISDKHNLRYNYGVKREAKLAKKRQKKPFKYLLTSNILLVNINQLFDKHIKTYGYEDLVFSNQLYKKNTKVLHLDNPVYHCNLESNKTYLTKTETAIKTLIKLEKLNILNPGQTNISKLYHNLKRLYLHKVLLLLNPIISQKAYKFLLLNGKPLWLFDLYKLFCFCKNY; encoded by the coding sequence GTGATTAGCATTCTAATTCCATGTTATAATTACCCAAGTGTAAAATTGGTTGAAGCTTTATACAAACAATGTAAAAGTGCAAAAATAGCGTTTGAAATTTTGGTCAGTGAAGATGCCGGTTATCAATTTTTAAGGGATAATAATAAAATAAATTCAATAGAAAATTGCCATTACAAAATTCAAAAAACAAATTTAGGTCGGGCTGGCAATATCAATAGACTCATAAATTGGGCTCAATTTGAAACCAAACTGATTTTAGATTGTGATGTTATGCCCAAACAAGATCACTTTATAAAAACTTACATAAAAATTTCAAAACAACACAATGCTATAGCTTGTTTTGGTGGTATTTGTTATCAAAAAATTTCCGATAAACACAACTTGAGGTATAATTATGGTGTGAAACGCGAAGCAAAACTCGCTAAAAAGCGTCAAAAAAAACCATTTAAGTATTTGCTAACTTCAAATATTTTATTGGTCAACATCAATCAATTATTTGACAAACACATAAAAACTTATGGCTATGAAGATTTGGTGTTTTCTAACCAACTCTACAAAAAAAACACAAAAGTTTTACATCTTGATAATCCAGTTTATCATTGCAATTTAGAGAGCAATAAAACTTATCTAACAAAAACTGAAACGGCAATAAAAACCTTGATAAAACTTGAGAAACTCAATATTTTAAACCCTGGGCAAACCAATATATCAAAACTTTATCACAACCTAAAGCGTTTATATTTGCATAAGGTTTTACTCCTATTAAACCCTATTATAAGCCAAA
- a CDS encoding cell division ATP-binding protein FtsE, which produces MSDIILNLKNVAVYQRENLILSQVNVSIKKGEFVYLIGKTGTGKSSFMKTLYGDIPLKEGQGEIVGIDLKKLKEKQIPQLRRKLGVVFQDFKLLNDRNIKQNLEFVLKATGWKDKSQMESKIDEVLRKVGMQTKHFKFPYQLSGGEQQRVAIARALLNDPELILADEPTGNLDPQTSIEVMNVLQDINKNGNTILMATHDYALLLKYPSKTLKCDGQKVFEVVQKKNET; this is translated from the coding sequence ATGTCTGATATAATTTTAAATCTAAAAAATGTCGCTGTTTATCAAAGAGAAAATTTGATACTTTCACAGGTTAATGTTTCGATAAAAAAAGGAGAATTTGTTTACTTAATTGGTAAAACAGGGACAGGTAAAAGCAGTTTTATGAAAACCCTTTATGGAGATATTCCTCTCAAAGAAGGTCAAGGTGAAATTGTAGGCATAGACTTAAAGAAGTTAAAAGAAAAACAAATTCCTCAGTTGAGACGAAAATTAGGCGTTGTTTTTCAAGATTTTAAACTTTTGAACGATAGAAACATCAAGCAAAATTTAGAGTTTGTTTTAAAAGCAACCGGCTGGAAAGACAAATCTCAAATGGAAAGCAAAATCGACGAAGTTTTAAGAAAAGTAGGGATGCAAACCAAACATTTTAAATTTCCATATCAACTCTCTGGCGGTGAGCAACAGCGTGTAGCAATTGCTAGGGCACTTTTGAATGATCCTGAACTTATTCTTGCTGACGAACCTACGGGAAATCTTGACCCACAAACCTCAATTGAAGTTATGAATGTATTGCAAGATATTAATAAAAATGGGAATACCATTCTTATGGCTACTCATGATTATGCTTTATTATTAAAATATCCATCTAAAACTTTAAAATGTGATGGTCAAAAAGTTTTTGAAGTTGTTCAGAAAAAAAATGAAACATAA
- a CDS encoding cell division protein ZapA: MEEKLKIKVSIADRVYPMTVSSDQEQSLRLAAQKINKTIKHFEDNYAVRDKQDVLAMSALQFASKIEQNQIDTNSTQIEINHRLISLNDELEKYIS; encoded by the coding sequence ATGGAAGAAAAGCTAAAAATAAAAGTTTCAATAGCTGATAGAGTCTATCCAATGACGGTAAGTTCTGATCAAGAGCAAAGTTTGAGATTAGCCGCTCAAAAAATAAATAAAACGATAAAGCATTTTGAGGATAATTATGCGGTTAGAGATAAGCAAGATGTTTTGGCTATGAGTGCTTTGCAATTTGCATCAAAAATAGAACAAAACCAAATTGATACAAACAGCACACAAATTGAAATAAATCATCGACTTATCAGTTTAAATGATGAATTAGAAAAATATATAAGTTAA